From Micromonospora nigra, one genomic window encodes:
- a CDS encoding antibiotic biosynthesis monooxygenase family protein, whose protein sequence is MVLEVALIDVLPGHEDEFAAAYAQGHPVLAGTPGCRSVRMTRGVESPTRFVLLVEWDSVEAHNDNFRATERFTRWRQLIGPHFAGPPLVEHFVDVPA, encoded by the coding sequence ATGGTGCTTGAGGTCGCGCTGATCGACGTCCTGCCGGGTCACGAGGACGAGTTCGCCGCCGCGTACGCGCAGGGGCATCCCGTGCTCGCCGGGACGCCCGGCTGCCGGTCGGTGCGGATGACCCGGGGGGTCGAGTCGCCGACGCGGTTCGTGCTGCTGGTCGAGTGGGACTCGGTGGAGGCCCACAACGACAACTTCCGGGCAACTGAACGGTTCACCCGGTGGCGACAGTTGATCGGGCCGCACTTCGCCGGCCCGCCCCTGGTCGAACACTTCGTCGACGTGCCGGCCTGA
- a CDS encoding MMPL family transporter, whose amino-acid sequence MSVFTHVARGRLAAWLTVVAAIVFGAIVFGLPKPDNPEPVSATGLSVRWQSTQVERLQQDLPSNDVQPALVVVSRADGGVLTDSDRAALAAQSGQLAGLAVGGQIGPPRIAPDGTVALLAVPLSTAGGQQAVADTVDRLRNTVTDLPEALTVEVTGGPAFTADLTKVFDGADTTLLIVTASVVALLLLITYRSPFLWIVPLVIVAATEQLTLRALDTVVPATGINLAGGAVTGIASVLVFGAATDYALLLIARYREELRREENRFTAMRAALRRTAEPILASGFTVVLGVLTLLLSEQELNRALAVACATGVVLAMLSALFVLPAALVLFGRGLFWPFVPRVGSPAREGRLWGRLGGLVIRRPAPVAVLAGLLLLGLSLGGLGIRTGLSETEQFRVEPEAVAGAQTLAEAFPAGTTAPVAVLTDPAAVPAVTAAAAAVDGVASARPGETTATVAQVDVVLDAEPGTPASDRTVEALRAAVAAVPGSAPPTVDGAEPFAGAVVGGSVAATYDSDEANAEDLRLILPIILLLVGAVLVLLLRGLVAPVLLVLTVIASFFASLGAAWLLFDHVLGFPALDSGVLLLAFVFLVALGVDYNIFLVTRAREDARTAGTRDGMLSALRVTGGVITSAGILLAAVFAVLGVLPLITLTQIGIIVCIGVLLDTLLVRTVVVPALAFLLGDRFWWPGRITAEPDDDTAPEATTARRT is encoded by the coding sequence ATGTCCGTGTTCACCCACGTCGCCCGTGGCCGCCTGGCCGCGTGGCTCACCGTGGTCGCCGCGATCGTGTTCGGCGCGATCGTCTTCGGGCTCCCGAAACCCGACAACCCCGAACCCGTCTCCGCCACCGGACTGTCCGTACGGTGGCAGTCCACCCAGGTCGAACGCCTCCAGCAGGACCTGCCCTCCAACGACGTCCAGCCGGCACTCGTGGTGGTCAGCCGGGCCGACGGCGGCGTGCTCACCGACAGCGACCGGGCCGCGCTGGCCGCGCAGTCCGGGCAACTCGCCGGTCTCGCCGTCGGCGGACAGATCGGCCCACCCCGGATCGCACCGGACGGCACCGTGGCGTTGCTCGCCGTACCGCTGTCCACCGCAGGCGGGCAGCAGGCCGTCGCCGACACCGTCGACCGGCTCCGCAACACCGTCACCGACCTGCCCGAGGCCCTCACCGTCGAGGTGACCGGCGGCCCGGCGTTCACCGCCGACCTCACCAAGGTCTTCGACGGCGCCGACACCACCCTGCTGATCGTCACCGCGAGCGTCGTCGCGCTGCTGCTGCTCATCACCTACCGCAGCCCGTTCCTGTGGATCGTGCCGCTGGTCATCGTCGCCGCCACCGAGCAGCTCACCCTGCGCGCCCTCGACACGGTCGTCCCCGCCACCGGCATCAACCTCGCCGGCGGCGCGGTCACCGGCATCGCCAGCGTCCTGGTCTTCGGTGCCGCCACCGACTACGCCCTGCTGCTCATCGCCCGCTACCGCGAGGAACTACGCCGCGAGGAGAACCGCTTCACCGCGATGCGCGCAGCCCTGCGCCGCACCGCCGAACCCATCCTCGCCAGCGGCTTCACGGTCGTCCTCGGCGTGCTGACCCTGCTGCTGTCCGAGCAGGAACTCAACCGGGCCCTCGCGGTGGCCTGCGCCACCGGCGTGGTCCTGGCCATGCTGTCGGCGCTGTTCGTGCTCCCCGCCGCCCTGGTGCTGTTCGGCCGGGGCCTGTTCTGGCCCTTCGTGCCCCGCGTCGGCAGCCCCGCCCGCGAAGGCAGGCTGTGGGGACGGCTCGGCGGCCTCGTCATCCGCCGCCCGGCGCCCGTCGCCGTGCTCGCCGGGCTGCTGCTGCTCGGGCTGTCCCTCGGTGGCCTCGGCATCCGCACCGGGCTGTCCGAGACCGAGCAGTTCCGCGTCGAGCCCGAGGCCGTCGCCGGAGCACAGACCCTGGCGGAGGCGTTCCCCGCCGGCACGACCGCACCCGTGGCGGTGCTGACCGACCCGGCGGCCGTGCCGGCGGTCACCGCGGCCGCCGCCGCCGTGGACGGCGTGGCGTCCGCCCGGCCCGGCGAGACCACCGCCACCGTCGCCCAGGTCGACGTCGTGCTGGACGCCGAACCGGGCACCCCCGCCTCGGACCGGACCGTCGAGGCGTTGCGCGCCGCCGTCGCCGCCGTCCCCGGTTCCGCACCCCCCACGGTCGACGGTGCCGAACCCTTCGCCGGCGCGGTCGTGGGCGGCTCGGTCGCCGCGACCTACGACTCCGACGAGGCCAACGCCGAGGACCTGCGCCTGATCCTGCCGATCATCCTGCTGCTCGTCGGCGCGGTGCTGGTGCTGCTGCTGCGCGGCCTGGTCGCGCCGGTACTGCTGGTGCTCACCGTGATCGCCTCGTTCTTCGCCAGCCTCGGCGCGGCGTGGCTGCTGTTCGACCACGTCCTCGGCTTCCCCGCCCTGGACAGCGGGGTGCTCCTGCTGGCGTTCGTCTTCCTGGTCGCCCTCGGCGTGGACTACAACATCTTCCTGGTCACCCGTGCCCGGGAGGACGCCCGCACCGCCGGCACCCGCGACGGGATGCTCTCCGCGCTGCGGGTCACCGGCGGGGTGATCACCAGCGCCGGCATCCTGCTCGCCGCGGTCTTCGCCGTGCTGGGCGTGCTGCCGCTGATCACGCTGACCCAGATCGGCATCATCGTCTGCATCGGTGTGCTGCTGGACACCCTGCTGGTGCGGACCGTCGTGGTGCCCGCCCTGGCATTCCTGCTCGGCGACCGGTTCTGGTGGCCGGGACGGATCACCGCCGAACCGGACGACGACACCGCGCCCGAGGCGACCACGGCCCGCCGGACCTGA
- a CDS encoding tyrosine-protein phosphatase, which yields MIGRDRTMVGAPNARDLGGMIGFDGRRVRAGRLLRTPALGRLTDEDLPLLAGLGPACVVDLRAASEMAVAPPDRLPGQPQVVHLPVHDPAHPVFTYVSAVLLGHDLTGYVDLAREGTPAAMEAIYRWFVTGEAARAGFSAAVRLATEEENLPLIYHCSAGKDRTGWLTVVLLHALGVDEAAVRADYLANNGLTSSLREVIVEAIRRRQPDMDEAAVRAVLEVREEYLDAAYAQVRQVHGSFGAYLRDGLGVTGEMIAALRANLLE from the coding sequence ATGATCGGGCGGGACCGGACGATGGTGGGCGCGCCGAACGCCCGCGACCTGGGCGGGATGATCGGATTCGACGGTCGGCGCGTGCGCGCGGGGCGGCTGCTGCGTACCCCGGCGTTGGGTCGGCTGACCGACGAGGACCTGCCGCTGCTGGCGGGCCTCGGGCCGGCCTGCGTGGTGGACCTGCGGGCCGCCTCGGAGATGGCGGTGGCACCACCGGACCGGTTGCCGGGACAGCCGCAGGTGGTGCACCTGCCGGTCCACGACCCGGCGCACCCCGTGTTCACGTACGTTTCGGCGGTGCTGTTGGGGCACGACCTGACCGGCTACGTGGACCTGGCCCGGGAGGGCACTCCGGCGGCGATGGAGGCGATCTACCGCTGGTTCGTCACCGGGGAGGCGGCGCGGGCCGGGTTCTCGGCGGCTGTCCGGCTGGCGACCGAGGAGGAGAACCTTCCCCTGATCTACCACTGCTCGGCCGGCAAGGACCGCACCGGCTGGCTGACGGTGGTGCTGCTGCACGCCCTCGGGGTGGACGAGGCGGCGGTGCGGGCCGACTACCTGGCCAACAACGGGCTGACCAGCAGCCTGCGCGAGGTGATCGTGGAGGCGATCCGCCGGCGGCAGCCCGACATGGACGAGGCGGCCGTGCGGGCGGTGCTGGAGGTGCGCGAGGAGTACCTGGACGCCGCGTACGCGCAGGTGCGACAGGTGCACGGTTCGTTCGGGGCGTACCTGCGGGACGGCCTGGGGGTGACCGGAGAGATGATTGCCGCGCTGCGGGCGAACCTGCTGGAGTGA
- a CDS encoding MarR family winged helix-turn-helix transcriptional regulator, producing the protein MYRRRDTRRDLLVAEITAELRRYSVDAQHIGHAFAGLHGLGTTDLHALIAVMDAELYGDPMTPGRLGRQLNLSSGSVTALVDRLERAGHIRRDRDATDRRKVLLHYADRGAALAMDFFRPLGRRTDEVMARFSDEELETVHRFMSAMTTSMREHRDAVRAARTGTPSPPTD; encoded by the coding sequence ATGTACCGGCGGCGAGACACCCGCCGCGACCTGCTGGTCGCGGAGATCACAGCCGAGCTGCGGCGATACTCGGTCGACGCCCAGCACATCGGCCACGCCTTCGCCGGCCTGCACGGCCTCGGCACCACCGACCTGCACGCCCTGATCGCCGTGATGGACGCCGAACTGTACGGCGACCCGATGACCCCCGGCCGCCTCGGCCGTCAGCTCAACCTCTCCTCCGGCTCGGTCACCGCGCTCGTCGACCGACTCGAACGCGCCGGCCACATCCGCCGCGACCGGGACGCCACCGACCGTCGCAAGGTGCTGCTGCACTACGCCGACCGTGGCGCCGCACTGGCGATGGACTTCTTCCGTCCACTGGGTCGGCGCACCGACGAGGTGATGGCCCGCTTCAGCGACGAGGAGCTGGAGACCGTACACCGCTTCATGTCGGCGATGACCACCTCGATGCGCGAGCACCGGGACGCGGTGCGGGCCGCCCGTACCGGTACGCCGTCCCCGCCGACCGACTGA
- a CDS encoding DedA family protein produces the protein MHDLLNSLEGLPSLLVYLVAALIVAGETAVIVGLLAPGEATLLLVGFLTYTGALRLGPALLVMIVAAVAGDAVAFRAGRRHGPRLRGGRFGRRIGAHRWARADAMLGRLGGRGVFTARWVAFARTLVPRLAGASGMPYRRFAPWNLAGVATWVGGSVMVGNLAGESYDTVSRLLGQATGAVLVLVAALVAVVLAGRWLGRNPDPVRVLLGRAGAWVPVRWLRARYGVLFFLLSMHIGPAWTLLANLAAGLLLLFAGGLAIAWVLGAVVRHSGLAVVDGAIAGWFAQRRTPGAMDVTMAGVSVLRGSFLIVVVAVVAAVLAWRHRPWRADLLSVVGTVGAFVPLVVLAVVADLAGPGGDGAALPTQNAVVTASLCTLAWLLSRQARWPVAVAAWTVAVAGVVGTGGARLYLGWSTASGTVTSVLLGAAWTAVFMVAWATRDRAVGAVLVPGTRGGAEVPASRGGVEVAESPGGAEAPVPRAGAERAGQRPDVDAC, from the coding sequence ATGCACGACCTGCTGAACTCCCTGGAGGGCCTGCCGTCGCTGCTGGTGTACCTGGTCGCCGCGCTGATCGTGGCCGGGGAGACGGCGGTGATCGTCGGGCTGTTGGCCCCCGGCGAGGCCACCCTCCTGCTGGTCGGCTTCCTCACCTACACCGGGGCGTTGCGGCTCGGACCGGCGCTGCTGGTGATGATTGTGGCAGCGGTGGCCGGTGACGCGGTGGCGTTTCGCGCCGGTCGCCGGCACGGGCCGCGGCTGCGGGGCGGGCGGTTCGGGCGGCGGATCGGGGCGCACCGGTGGGCCCGCGCCGACGCGATGCTCGGCCGGCTGGGCGGGCGGGGCGTGTTCACCGCCCGGTGGGTCGCGTTCGCCCGCACCCTGGTACCCCGGTTGGCGGGGGCGTCGGGGATGCCGTACCGCCGGTTCGCGCCGTGGAACCTGGCCGGGGTGGCGACCTGGGTGGGCGGGTCGGTGATGGTGGGCAACCTGGCCGGTGAGTCGTACGACACGGTGTCCCGGCTGTTGGGCCAGGCTACCGGGGCGGTGCTGGTGTTGGTGGCGGCGCTGGTGGCGGTGGTTCTGGCGGGGCGGTGGCTGGGCCGCAACCCGGATCCGGTGCGGGTGCTGCTGGGCCGGGCCGGCGCGTGGGTGCCGGTGCGGTGGCTGCGCGCCCGTTACGGGGTGCTGTTCTTTCTGCTGTCCATGCACATCGGGCCGGCCTGGACGCTGCTGGCGAACCTGGCGGCGGGGCTGCTGCTGTTGTTCGCCGGAGGTCTGGCGATCGCCTGGGTGCTGGGCGCGGTGGTGCGGCACAGCGGTCTGGCCGTCGTCGACGGGGCGATCGCCGGCTGGTTCGCCCAGCGGCGCACCCCGGGGGCGATGGACGTGACGATGGCCGGCGTGTCGGTGTTGCGCGGCTCGTTCCTGATCGTGGTGGTGGCGGTGGTGGCGGCCGTGCTGGCGTGGCGGCACCGGCCCTGGCGGGCCGACCTGCTCAGTGTGGTGGGCACGGTCGGAGCCTTCGTACCGCTGGTGGTGTTGGCCGTGGTCGCCGACCTGGCCGGTCCGGGTGGCGACGGCGCGGCGCTGCCCACCCAGAACGCGGTGGTGACCGCGAGCCTGTGCACGCTGGCGTGGCTGCTGTCGCGGCAGGCCCGCTGGCCGGTCGCGGTGGCGGCGTGGACGGTGGCCGTCGCCGGGGTGGTGGGCACCGGCGGCGCCCGGTTGTACCTGGGGTGGAGCACGGCCAGCGGCACGGTCACCTCGGTGCTGCTGGGCGCGGCGTGGACGGCCGTGTTCATGGTGGCCTGGGCCACCCGGGACCGCGCGGTGGGTGCTGTGCTGGTGCCGGGAACCCGGGGCGGGGCGGAGGTTCCGGCGTCCCGGGGCGGGGTGGAGGTGGCGGAATCTCCCGGCGGGGCGGAAGCTCCGGTGCCCCGGGCTGGGGCGGAGCGTGCGGGACAGCGCCCGGACGTCGATGCCTGTTAG
- a CDS encoding TerC family protein — translation MDVSGLIWAATLVALTAVLLVDLLIIGRRPHEPSVRESSLWVGFYVGLALLFGVGLWATAGAGAAGQFYTGWLTEYSLSVDNLFVFVIIMARFAVPRAYQQKVLLVGIVLALVMRGGFIAAGAALISQFTWVFYIFGAFLIYTAINLARQGESSEEEFTENVLIRWSRRALPISSGYVGAKLTTRVQGRRLFTPMLIVMIAIGTTDLIFALDSIPAIFGITQEPYLVFTANVFALMGLRQLYFLLGGLLDRLIYLSHGLAVVLGFIGVKLILEALADNKLPFVNGGEPVGWAPHIPIWLSLLVILGTLAVATVASLLKSSRDRRRELVKVSG, via the coding sequence GTGGATGTGTCCGGACTGATCTGGGCGGCGACGCTCGTCGCGCTGACCGCGGTTCTCCTGGTCGACCTGTTGATCATCGGCCGGCGACCACACGAACCGAGCGTGCGGGAGTCCAGCCTCTGGGTCGGCTTCTACGTCGGCCTGGCCCTGCTGTTCGGCGTCGGCCTCTGGGCCACGGCGGGTGCGGGCGCGGCCGGGCAGTTCTACACCGGCTGGTTGACCGAGTACAGCCTCTCGGTCGACAACCTCTTCGTCTTCGTGATCATCATGGCCCGGTTCGCGGTGCCCCGGGCGTACCAGCAGAAGGTGCTGCTCGTCGGCATCGTCCTGGCCCTGGTGATGCGCGGCGGTTTCATCGCTGCCGGCGCGGCACTGATCTCGCAGTTCACCTGGGTGTTCTACATCTTCGGCGCGTTCCTCATCTACACCGCGATCAACCTGGCCCGGCAGGGGGAGTCCAGCGAGGAGGAGTTCACCGAGAACGTGCTGATCCGCTGGAGCCGTCGGGCGTTGCCGATCTCCTCCGGGTACGTCGGGGCGAAACTGACCACGCGCGTGCAGGGCCGGCGACTGTTCACCCCGATGCTGATCGTGATGATCGCGATCGGCACCACCGACCTCATCTTCGCGCTGGACTCGATCCCGGCGATCTTCGGCATCACCCAGGAGCCGTACCTGGTCTTCACCGCCAACGTGTTCGCCCTGATGGGCCTGCGGCAGCTCTACTTCCTGCTCGGCGGTCTGCTGGACCGGCTGATCTACCTCAGCCACGGGCTCGCGGTGGTGCTCGGATTCATCGGCGTCAAGCTGATCCTGGAGGCCCTGGCGGACAACAAGTTGCCGTTCGTCAACGGCGGCGAGCCCGTCGGCTGGGCACCGCACATCCCGATCTGGCTCTCCCTGCTGGTCATCCTCGGCACTCTGGCCGTGGCGACGGTGGCGAGCCTGCTCAAGTCGTCCCGGGACCGGCGTCGGGAACTGGTCAAGGTGAGCGGCTGA
- a CDS encoding cold-shock protein yields the protein MATGTVKWFNSEKGFGFIEQDGGGPDVFVHYSAIASSGYRELNEGQKVEFEVTQGQKGPQADNVRPM from the coding sequence ATGGCAACCGGCACGGTTAAGTGGTTCAACTCGGAGAAGGGCTTCGGCTTCATCGAGCAGGACGGTGGAGGTCCGGACGTGTTCGTCCACTATTCGGCGATCGCGAGCAGCGGTTACCGGGAGCTGAACGAGGGCCAGAAGGTCGAGTTCGAGGTGACCCAGGGGCAGAAGGGTCCGCAGGCGGACAACGTCCGACCGATGTGA
- a CDS encoding serine hydrolase — protein MTWDDLDARLDAAPGTVSAYVGRPGITPTWTRHADAPHYAASTMKVAVLAALHRAAEAGRLDPDAPVEVRNDFTSARPGAPRFTCARHFDNDQVVWDRLHRPASLRWLAERMIVRSSNLATNLVIEHVGLPAVAEVWALVGARHSVTGRGIEDFAAREAGVTNLVTAADLAALLGALADGATAPGPLAAPAACAAMLDVLCAQEFRDDLAEGLPPGTRIAHKSGWVRGVRHGAGVVFPDDAPPYLVVTCTSTDLVDADADACRLVAEVSAAAWAARHDLR, from the coding sequence ATGACCTGGGACGACCTCGACGCCCGCCTGGACGCGGCACCCGGCACGGTGTCCGCGTACGTGGGCCGTCCCGGCATAACCCCCACCTGGACCCGGCACGCCGACGCGCCCCACTACGCGGCGAGCACCATGAAGGTCGCCGTACTGGCCGCCCTGCACCGTGCCGCCGAGGCGGGCCGCCTCGACCCCGACGCGCCCGTCGAGGTGCGCAACGACTTCACCTCCGCCCGGCCCGGCGCACCCCGGTTCACCTGCGCCCGGCACTTCGACAACGACCAGGTGGTCTGGGACCGTCTGCACCGCCCCGCGTCGCTGCGCTGGCTCGCCGAACGGATGATCGTGCGCTCCAGCAACCTCGCCACCAACCTGGTGATCGAACACGTCGGCCTGCCCGCCGTCGCCGAGGTGTGGGCGCTGGTCGGCGCCCGGCACAGCGTCACCGGCCGGGGCATCGAGGACTTCGCGGCCCGCGAGGCCGGCGTCACCAACCTGGTCACCGCCGCCGACCTGGCCGCCCTGTTGGGCGCGCTCGCCGACGGCGCCACCGCGCCGGGGCCCCTCGCCGCCCCGGCCGCCTGCGCCGCCATGCTGGACGTACTGTGCGCTCAGGAGTTCCGCGACGACCTGGCCGAGGGTCTGCCGCCCGGCACCCGCATCGCCCACAAGAGCGGCTGGGTGCGCGGCGTACGACACGGCGCCGGGGTGGTCTTCCCCGACGACGCGCCCCCGTACCTGGTCGTCACCTGCACCAGCACCGACCTCGTCGACGCCGACGCGGACGCCTGCCGGCTCGTCGCGGAGGTCTCCGCCGCCGCCTGGGCCGCCCGCCACGACCTCCGCTGA
- the typA gene encoding translational GTPase TypA: MQLRTDLRNVAIIAHVDHGKTTLVDAMLRQAGAYGARGETTERVMDSMDLEREKGITILAKNTGVRYMPADGSDPVTINIIDTPGHADFGGEVERGLTMVDGVVLLVDASEGPLPQTRFVLRKALKARMPIILVINKVDRPDARIKEVVDDTYELFLDLDADEEQIDFPIVYACARDGIASLTQPADGAVPDDSHSLEPLFRTLLDTIPPPAYDEDAPLQAHVTNLDASPFLGRLALCRVRQGTIAKGQTVAWCRTDGSTQRVRISELLMTEGLERKPADSAGPGDIIAVAGIPEIMIGETLADAENPIPLPLITVDEPAISMTIGTNTSPLVGRVKGAKVTARMVKDRLDKELVGNVSLRVLPTERPDAWEVQGRGELALAILVEQMRRESYELTVGKPQVVTREIDGKVCEPVERLTIDAPDEYLGAITQLLATRKGRMEQLVNHGTGWIRMEWLVPARGLIGFRTEFLTDTRGTGILHHVFESYEPWFGELRTRQNGSLVADRAGAVTSFAMINLQERGQLFVEPTTEVYEGMIVGENSRSDDMDVNITKEKKLTNMRASTSDETEKLIPPRKLSLEQALEFCREDECVEVTPTAVRIRKVVLDQTQRARTAARRKHTG; this comes from the coding sequence ATGCAGCTTCGCACCGACCTCCGCAACGTCGCCATCATCGCTCACGTCGACCACGGCAAGACCACCCTGGTCGACGCCATGTTGCGGCAGGCTGGCGCCTACGGCGCCCGTGGCGAGACGACCGAGCGGGTGATGGACTCGATGGATCTCGAACGCGAGAAGGGCATCACCATCCTCGCCAAGAACACCGGCGTACGGTATATGCCGGCCGACGGGTCCGACCCGGTCACCATCAACATCATCGACACCCCCGGGCACGCCGACTTCGGCGGCGAGGTCGAGCGGGGCCTGACCATGGTCGACGGTGTGGTTCTGCTCGTCGACGCCAGCGAGGGCCCGCTCCCGCAGACCCGGTTCGTGCTCCGTAAGGCCCTCAAGGCCCGGATGCCGATCATCCTCGTGATCAACAAGGTGGACCGCCCCGACGCCCGGATCAAGGAGGTCGTCGACGACACCTACGAACTCTTCCTCGACCTGGACGCCGACGAGGAACAGATCGACTTCCCCATCGTCTACGCCTGCGCCCGCGACGGCATCGCCTCGCTGACCCAGCCCGCCGACGGCGCGGTGCCCGACGACAGCCACAGCCTGGAGCCGCTGTTCCGCACCCTGCTCGACACCATCCCGCCGCCCGCGTACGACGAGGACGCCCCGCTCCAGGCGCACGTCACCAACCTCGACGCGTCACCGTTCCTCGGCCGGCTGGCGCTGTGCCGGGTAAGGCAGGGCACGATCGCCAAGGGTCAGACCGTCGCCTGGTGCCGCACCGACGGCAGCACCCAGCGGGTCCGCATCTCCGAACTGCTGATGACCGAGGGCCTGGAGCGTAAGCCCGCCGACTCGGCCGGCCCCGGCGACATCATCGCCGTCGCAGGCATCCCCGAGATCATGATCGGCGAGACCCTGGCCGACGCGGAGAACCCGATCCCACTGCCGCTGATCACCGTCGACGAACCAGCCATCTCGATGACCATCGGCACCAACACCTCGCCCCTGGTCGGGCGGGTCAAGGGCGCCAAGGTCACCGCCCGGATGGTCAAGGACCGTCTCGACAAGGAGCTGGTCGGCAACGTGTCACTGCGGGTGCTGCCGACCGAGCGCCCCGACGCGTGGGAGGTGCAGGGTCGTGGTGAGCTGGCCCTGGCCATCCTCGTCGAGCAGATGCGCCGCGAGTCCTACGAACTGACCGTCGGCAAGCCGCAGGTCGTCACCAGGGAGATCGACGGGAAGGTCTGCGAGCCGGTGGAGCGCCTCACCATCGACGCCCCCGACGAGTACCTGGGCGCGATCACCCAACTCCTGGCGACCCGCAAGGGCCGGATGGAGCAGTTGGTCAACCACGGCACCGGCTGGATCCGGATGGAGTGGCTGGTCCCCGCCCGCGGCCTGATCGGCTTCCGCACCGAGTTCCTCACCGACACCCGGGGCACCGGCATCCTGCACCACGTCTTCGAGTCCTACGAGCCGTGGTTCGGCGAGCTGCGGACCCGCCAGAACGGCTCCCTGGTCGCCGACCGGGCCGGCGCGGTCACCTCGTTCGCAATGATCAACCTTCAGGAACGCGGCCAGCTCTTCGTCGAACCGACCACCGAGGTGTACGAGGGCATGATCGTCGGAGAGAACTCCCGCTCCGACGACATGGACGTCAACATCACCAAGGAGAAGAAGCTCACCAACATGCGCGCGTCGACCTCCGACGAGACCGAGAAGCTGATCCCGCCGCGCAAGCTGTCGCTGGAGCAGGCCCTGGAGTTCTGCCGCGAGGACGAGTGCGTCGAGGTCACCCCGACGGCGGTGCGCATTCGCAAGGTCGTGCTCGACCAGACCCAGCGGGCCCGCACCGCCGCCCGCCGCAAGCACACCGGCTGA
- a CDS encoding class I SAM-dependent methyltransferase, with translation MRAAAHVLAELEREIVVPGAGLDRLRLTPVPFVPEVRLHLAEDAIVWWARMEASVGRRLPPPYWASVWAGGQALARHLLDHPELAAGRRVLDLAAGSGLVAVAAALAGADRVEANDIDPYAVAAVTFNARANRVRVTTSGADLLDSVPAGVDLLVAGDVFYDRGMARRVLPFLHRAAAAGTDVLVGDPGRGHLPAHRLAVVADYPVPTTEPCVGSPVRRVQVLRAR, from the coding sequence ATGAGGGCTGCCGCGCACGTGCTGGCCGAGCTGGAACGGGAGATCGTCGTGCCCGGCGCCGGGTTGGACCGGCTGCGGCTGACGCCGGTCCCGTTCGTGCCCGAGGTGCGGCTGCACCTGGCCGAGGACGCCATCGTCTGGTGGGCCCGCATGGAGGCGTCCGTCGGCCGTCGACTGCCCCCGCCCTACTGGGCGTCGGTCTGGGCGGGCGGCCAGGCCCTGGCCCGGCACCTGCTGGACCATCCCGAACTGGCCGCCGGCCGTCGCGTGCTCGACCTGGCGGCCGGCTCCGGGCTGGTCGCCGTCGCCGCCGCCCTGGCCGGCGCCGACCGGGTCGAGGCCAACGACATCGACCCGTACGCCGTCGCCGCCGTCACCTTCAACGCCCGCGCCAACCGGGTCCGGGTCACCACCAGCGGCGCTGACCTGCTCGACTCCGTCCCCGCCGGGGTGGACCTGCTGGTCGCCGGCGACGTCTTCTACGACCGCGGCATGGCCCGCCGGGTGCTGCCGTTCCTGCACCGGGCCGCCGCCGCCGGCACCGACGTGCTGGTCGGTGACCCGGGGCGCGGTCACCTGCCCGCCCACCGGCTGGCGGTGGTCGCCGACTACCCGGTGCCCACCACCGAACCCTGCGTCGGCTCCCCGGTGCGCCGGGTGCAGGTGCTCCGGGCCCGGTGA
- a CDS encoding lytic transglycosylase domain-containing protein: MRRSVVSAVVAVAVLLTAAGCAGQERRPSRVAAPVALPEVEGSDEARQPDPSPTTAEPEETPSSRPSPTAKAKPKPKPKPKPSRSAGPRAVPRPPTETKLPPPPPVPSPSGCKPSYQGKKATRGQVKAALTDAAQRTYWPTSAPQIRIPLALVKATAWQESGWQSHIVACDGGIGLMQVMPDTAVWMNQRFEQSYDVDDHRDNAYLGGTYLAWLTKYLGDMYFDGDYRLDAALCTADLDSCLLNAVIAAYNYGHAAVAREGRPLVVPNPGYVRNVRALMTGCVCLDY, encoded by the coding sequence ATGCGTCGGAGCGTAGTGAGTGCGGTGGTGGCCGTGGCCGTGCTGCTGACGGCGGCTGGGTGCGCGGGGCAGGAACGTCGCCCGTCTCGGGTGGCCGCGCCCGTCGCGCTGCCGGAGGTCGAGGGGTCCGACGAGGCGCGGCAGCCGGATCCGTCGCCGACGACAGCGGAGCCGGAGGAGACACCGAGCAGCAGGCCGTCACCGACGGCGAAGGCCAAACCGAAGCCGAAGCCGAAGCCGAAGCCGTCCCGTTCGGCCGGGCCGCGGGCGGTGCCGAGACCGCCGACCGAGACGAAGCTGCCGCCACCTCCGCCGGTGCCGTCGCCGTCGGGTTGCAAGCCGAGCTACCAGGGCAAGAAGGCCACCCGGGGGCAGGTGAAGGCCGCCCTGACCGACGCCGCGCAGCGGACGTACTGGCCGACGTCCGCGCCGCAGATCCGGATCCCGCTGGCCTTGGTGAAGGCGACGGCCTGGCAGGAGAGCGGCTGGCAGTCGCACATCGTCGCCTGCGACGGCGGGATCGGGCTGATGCAGGTGATGCCGGACACCGCCGTCTGGATGAACCAGCGTTTCGAGCAGAGCTACGACGTCGACGACCATCGCGACAACGCCTACCTCGGCGGCACCTACCTGGCGTGGCTGACGAAGTACCTCGGCGACATGTACTTCGACGGCGACTATCGGCTTGACGCCGCCCTGTGCACGGCCGACCTCGACTCCTGTCTGCTGAACGCGGTCATCGCGGCGTACAACTACGGGCATGCCGCGGTGGCCCGGGAGGGGCGTCCGCTGGTCGTGCCCAATCCGGGCTACGTGCGCAACGTCCGCGCGTTGATGACCGGGTGTGTCTGCCTGGACTACTGA